In the Chromobacterium sp. ATCC 53434 genome, GCTGCTGGTAGATCACCTTGCGCTGATCGTTGGCGACGTCGTCGTATTCCAGCAATTGCTTGCGGATGTCGAAGTTGCGGCCTTCCACCTTGCGCTGGGCGTTCTCGATCGAGCGGCTGACCCACGGGTGCTCGATGGCCTCGCCTTCCGGCATTTTCAGCCGGTCCATGATCGCGGCGACGCGGTCGGACGCGAAGATGCGCAGCAGCGGATCTTCCAGGCACAGGTAGAAGCGGGACGAGCCCGGATCGCCCTGGCGGCCGGAACGGCCGCGCAGCTGGTTGTCGATGCGGCGCGACTCGTGGCGTTCGGTGCCGACGATGTGCAGGCCGCCGGCTTCCAGCACCGCGGCGTGGCGCTGTTTCCACTCGACGCGGATCGCTTCGACCTTGGCGTTCTTGTCGGCGTCGGACAGGCTGTCGTCGCCGCGCACCGCCTTGATTTCCGGTTCCGGGTTGCCGCCGAGCACGATGTCGGTGCCGCGGCCGGCCATATTGGTGGCGACGGTGATCATGCCGGGACGGCCGGCCTGCACGACGATGTCGGCCTCGCGGGCGTGTTCCTTGGCGTTCAGCACATTATGCGGCAACTTGGCCTGGGACAGCAGATTGGCCACCAGCTCGGAGTTCTCGATGCTGGTGGTGCCCACCAGCACCGGCTGGCCGCGCTCGTGGCAATCCTTGATGTCGGCCAGGATGGCGTCGTACTTCTCCTTGGCGGAGCGGTAGACCTTGTCCTGCGAATCCTTGCGGATCATCGGCTTGTTGGTCGGAATCACCACGGTTTCCAGATTGTAGATGCTCTGGAATTCGTAGGCCTCGGTGTCGGCGGTGCCGGTCATGCCGGACAGCTTGCCGTACAGGCGGAAGTAGTTCTGGAAGGTGATCGACGCCAGCGTCTGGTTCTCGCGGTTGATCTCGACGCCTTCCTTGGCCTCGACGGCCTGGTGCAGGCCGTCCGACCAGCGGCGGCCGGCCATCAGGCGGCCGGTGAATTCGTCGACGATCACCACCTCGCCGTCCTGCACCACGTAGTGCTGGTCGATGTGGAACAACGAGTAGGCGCGCAGCGCGGCCATCAGGTGGTGCATCAGCGTGATGTTGGTCGCCGAATACAGGCTGTCGCCGTCCTTCAACAGGCCCAGGCGGGTCAGGATGTCTTCGCTGTGCTCGTGGCCGGCTTCGGACAGCAGCACGGTGTGCGCCTTTTCGTCGACCCAGTAGTCGCCTTCGCCCTCTTCAGTCTCCTGGCGGACCAGCAGCGGCGGCACCGCGTTCATCCGCTGGTACAGGTCGATATTGTCCTCGGCCGGGCCGGAGATGATCAGCGGCGTGCGCGCCTCGTCGATCAGGATGGAGTCCACTTCGTCGACCACGGCGAAAGCCAGCTTGCGCTGCACTTTTTCCTCGGTGCTGAACACCATGTTGTCGCGCAGGTAGTCGAAGCCGAATTCGTTGTTGGTGCCGTAGGTGATGTCGCAGGCGTAGGCGGCCTGCTTGTCGTCATGGGCCATCTGCGACAGGTTCACGCCGACCGACAGGCCGAGGAAGTTGTACAGCGGCGCCATGATGCCGGCGTCGCGGCTGACCAGGTAGTCGTTGACGGTCACCACGTGGACGCCGTCGCCGGTCAGCGCGTTCAGGTAGACGGCCAGCGTGGCGACCAGGGTCTTGCCCTCGCCCGTCTTCATTTCGGGAATCTTGCCGTGGTGCAGCGCCATGCCGCCGATCAGCTGCACGTCGAAGTGGCGCATGCCCATCACGCGGCGCGAGGCCTCGCGGCAGACGGCGAACGCCTCCGGCAGCAGGCCGTCCAGCGTTTCGCCCTTGCCGAGCCGGTCGCGGAATTCCTGGGTCTTGGCGGCCAGCGCCTCGTCGGACAGGGCTTGCATGTCCTGTTCCAGGGCATTGATGCGTTCCACCGTCTGGCGGAACTGCTTCAGCAGACGATCGTTGCGGCTGCCGAACACCTTCTTGAGTAGCGAAGAAATCATGTAGTCGAATCCAGAAACCAGCGGGCCGGAAAGAGTGTCCGCAAAAAATGCTGAAAAGTGTAGCACATTCGCAGACAAGGTTATGGGGGCAACCATGTCCGACATCAAGAGGAGGCCGCAAAAGCAGTGTTGGTTTTCGGCGACTCAAACTAGAGCAAACGCTCGATTCAATTGACCGAACCATTAATGCAATCTAAATATTGACCGACGATAATCCGCGACTTTATCCCGGCTACGGCCCTTCACAGGAGAGACAATGGACAGGCGGCAATTTTTGAAATGGGGCAGTTTCCTGACGGTATCGACAGCCAGCAGCGGCCTCACCGGCTGTTTCGACGGCGGCTCCGGCACCAACGCGATGGCCCAGAACCTGAATGCCGCCGGCAGGGGTTTCAGCCTCGGCGTGGCCTCCGGCGACCCGCGGCCGGACAGCATCGTGCTGTGGACCCGCGTCGACGGCGGCGACGGCGCGACGGCGCAGAACGTCACCGTGCAGCTGTCGGACAGGGCCGACTTCTCCCGCTTGCTGGTCAACCAGCCGCTGTCCGCCGATCCGGGCTGGGACTACACGGTGCGCCACAAGGTGACCGGCCTCGCCAGCGCCACCACCTATTACTACCGCTTCCTGTCCGGCCGCAACGTCAGCGCCGCCGGCCGCACCAAGACCGCGCCGGCCGCCGGCACGCCGCTGTCGCAGCTGAAGTTCGCCTACATCACCTGCCAGGACTGGAGCGTCAACCACTGGGGCGCCTTCGACGAGATCGCCCAGCTGGACCTGGACTTCGTCATGCACGTCGGCGACTACATCTACGAAACCGTCGGCGCCGGTTTCCAGACCGGCAACAACGAGACCCGCCATCCGCCGCTGACGCTGCCGAACGGCACCCGGCGGGCCGACGGCGCGATCTACGCCACCACGCTGGCCGACTACCGCTACCTGTACAAGAGCTATCGCGCCGACCCCCGCATCCAGGCACTGCACGCCAATTTCCCGGTGATCTCGATCTGGGACGACCACGAGTTCTCCGACGACTGCTGGCAGGATCGCCAGGTCTACTACCCCGGCGACGACAGCGTGCCCAACACGCCGCGCCGCCGCAGCGCCAACCAGGCCTGGTTCGAATACACGCCGGCCGATGTCCAGCTGAACCTGGCCAACCCGTCGTTCCAGAACATCCAGATCTACCGCAGCTTCGCCTTCGGCAACCTGGCCACGCTGGTGATGACCGACCAGCGGCTGTACCGCGCCGACCACATCATCCCGGAAACCGCGGTGCCGAACACCGGCCTGGCCAATCTGGGCAGCCGCTACTTCGTGCCGAAGGCGACGCTGGCCCAGGCCGAGGCCGCCAAGATCGCCGCGGCCGGCGGCGACCTGCAGCCGGTGTCCATCCTCGGCGACAGCCAGCGCGCCTGGTGGCAGCAGCAGATGCAGGGCGCCGCCACCACCTGGCGGCTGTGGGGCAACGAGGTGTCGCTGCTCAGAATGGGCGTGGACGGCACGATGGCGGTGGCGGGCCTGTTGGAGCAGGGCCTGTCGGCCTCGCTGGCGCAGAACTTCGGCCTGAATCTCGGCGCCGCCCAGCAGCAACAGCTGAGCGGCGCGC is a window encoding:
- the secA gene encoding preprotein translocase subunit SecA, translated to MISSLLKKVFGSRNDRLLKQFRQTVERINALEQDMQALSDEALAAKTQEFRDRLGKGETLDGLLPEAFAVCREASRRVMGMRHFDVQLIGGMALHHGKIPEMKTGEGKTLVATLAVYLNALTGDGVHVVTVNDYLVSRDAGIMAPLYNFLGLSVGVNLSQMAHDDKQAAYACDITYGTNNEFGFDYLRDNMVFSTEEKVQRKLAFAVVDEVDSILIDEARTPLIISGPAEDNIDLYQRMNAVPPLLVRQETEEGEGDYWVDEKAHTVLLSEAGHEHSEDILTRLGLLKDGDSLYSATNITLMHHLMAALRAYSLFHIDQHYVVQDGEVVIVDEFTGRLMAGRRWSDGLHQAVEAKEGVEINRENQTLASITFQNYFRLYGKLSGMTGTADTEAYEFQSIYNLETVVIPTNKPMIRKDSQDKVYRSAKEKYDAILADIKDCHERGQPVLVGTTSIENSELVANLLSQAKLPHNVLNAKEHAREADIVVQAGRPGMITVATNMAGRGTDIVLGGNPEPEIKAVRGDDSLSDADKNAKVEAIRVEWKQRHAAVLEAGGLHIVGTERHESRRIDNQLRGRSGRQGDPGSSRFYLCLEDPLLRIFASDRVAAIMDRLKMPEGEAIEHPWVSRSIENAQRKVEGRNFDIRKQLLEYDDVANDQRKVIYQQRSEILVEDDVSDVVVNMREGVISDLVDLHLPPESLEEQWDLVGLEKTLSSDFLLDAPVAEWIKAEPNLDIDHIRQRIVELATAAYQAKVEQAGDGVMRQFERSLVLQMLDNHWREHLAAMDHLRQGIHLRGYAQKNPKQEYKREAFELFADMLDRIKRSVVQVLMTVQIRGQDDVDAVEPHSLQDFEMQHAEPGSALGNDEDNPLSPEALASQGLRINRNDPCPCGSGKKYKQCHGRLE
- a CDS encoding alkaline phosphatase, whose protein sequence is MDRRQFLKWGSFLTVSTASSGLTGCFDGGSGTNAMAQNLNAAGRGFSLGVASGDPRPDSIVLWTRVDGGDGATAQNVTVQLSDRADFSRLLVNQPLSADPGWDYTVRHKVTGLASATTYYYRFLSGRNVSAAGRTKTAPAAGTPLSQLKFAYITCQDWSVNHWGAFDEIAQLDLDFVMHVGDYIYETVGAGFQTGNNETRHPPLTLPNGTRRADGAIYATTLADYRYLYKSYRADPRIQALHANFPVISIWDDHEFSDDCWQDRQVYYPGDDSVPNTPRRRSANQAWFEYTPADVQLNLANPSFQNIQIYRSFAFGNLATLVMTDQRLYRADHIIPETAVPNTGLANLGSRYFVPKATLAQAEAAKIAAAGGDLQPVSILGDSQRAWWQQQMQGAATTWRLWGNEVSLLRMGVDGTMAVAGLLEQGLSASLAQNFGLNLGAAQQQQLSGALYLDLKAADTSGATPVLSYANTQPLLASLSGGAIGAGVFAAAVKPALDANLPPTMLLNQYILNADQWDGYNAERKALMAFLKNNNIGNVVGITGDIHAFFAGPVMDDFDAASPTPVMVDLVTAGISSNSFFSYFKNVVDTVPAFAKAAPLIYQTVNGQTVNTFTGTLQAFNPWLKYADTDAQGYAVVTLTPAKLSCTFHKMARLVNGVAPTPATASTQTLEVLSGAPAVNLL